The Camelina sativa cultivar DH55 chromosome 14, Cs, whole genome shotgun sequence genome includes a window with the following:
- the LOC104743810 gene encoding uncharacterized protein At2g29880-like: MKILRGKYNNFTEFLRFSSGFGWDPETKKFTATDEVWDTFLKAHPTKTHLRDESFEDFGDLRIIFALNTATGQNVVGLGDVVDTDNIPYEERSVHDVFYSLEVSRRWEKETEEKEADDKANNVWDAIKEIPDLTDDMRYEAMTLVHSLGRKYGFVHMSIEERKG; encoded by the exons ATGAAGATCTTGAGAGGTAAGTACAACAACTTCACAGAGTTTCTTCGTTTTAGTTCAGGGTTTGGATGGGATCCTGAAACGAAGAAATTTACTGCTACAGATGAAGTATGGGATACATTTTTGAag gctCATCCAACTAAAACACATTTGCGTGATGAATCATTTGAAGATTTTGGGGACTTAAGAATTATATTTGCATTGAATACTGCAACTGGACAGAATGTTGTGGGTTTAGGCGATGTTGTTGATACAG ACAATATACCATATGAAGAAAGATCTGTGCATGACGTTTTTTATTCGTTAGAGGTAAGCAG AAGATGggaaaaagaaactgaagaaaaagaagctgaTGACAAAGCTAATAATGTGTGGGATGCTATCAAAGAAATTCCAGATTTGACCGATGATATGCGGTATGAGGCCATGACATTGGTTCACAGCTTAGGTAGGAAATATGGATTCGTGCATATGTCCATAGAAGAGCGTAAGGGATGA